TCACGGAGAAGGGGGAGTTTCAGTCCGTTTCCGAGGCGAGTCGGACGATCATGTTACAGCACCTTTCGGAAAACTACCCGAACCTCGTTAGCGAGTACATCGACCTGAAAGTACAATCCGAACGCACGGACCTCGCCGAGGAATTATACGACCACGAATGACGACTGCCAGTCTCCGGACGTATTTACAGACGCTCGAATCGAGGGGAGACCTCCACCGGATCGACGATTCCGTCTCGTGGAACCTCGAGGCCAGCGCCGTCACGATGGCGTCGAACAAAGAGGACAGCGCGATTCCCCTGTTCGACGACGTCGACGCCGCGCGGCTCGTGGGCGATCCGTATCGGGGGACACAGGAACGGCCGTGGGAACGCATCGCCCTGGGGCTGGGACTGCCGCCGGACCTCTCGGCTCGCGAATACTACGAAGCCGTTATCGACCGGCTGAAAGATCCGCGCGACCCGGTGACCGTTTCGACCGACGACGCGCCGTGCAAGGAGGTGGTCGTCGACGGTGATGACGTCGACCTGCTCGAATTTCCCTGGCCGTACATCCACGGCGGCGACGGCGGGCGCTACTCGAACGTCCACACGCTTATCGCGCCCGATCCCGACTCCTCGTGGGTCGACTGGTCGAACCACCGCTCGATGATACACGACGGCGAGAACGCGAGCGTCCTGTTGCTCGCCGGCGAACAGACGCCGAACCTCTACTACTACAAGTACGAGCGCCGCGACGAGCCGATGCCGGTCGCCATCGCGGTCGGCGTCGAACCCGCCGTGCAGTACACCTCCGTCATGTGGATCCCGACGGGCCGAAGCGAAGCGGAGTTCGCGGGGGGATTGAAGCAGGCACCCGTCGAACTCGTCCCCGCCGAGACGAACGACCTCATGGTGCCGGCGTCCGCCGAACTGGTAATCGAGGGCGAAATCGTCCCCAACGAACGCCGAGACGAGGGACCGTTCGGCGACTACTTCGGGTATATGCACGGCCCGCGCCGATCGATGCCGCTGTTGCGAGTATCGTCGATAACCCACCGCGAGAACCCGATTATACCCTTTTGCGTCGAAGGAACGGGCGTCGGCTACTCCGAGAACTCCACAAGTTCGATGGAAGTCGGCTGTGTCGGACCCGACGCGACGCTCGGGCTCCGAGCGGCGGGTTTCGACGTCGAGAGCTGCGTTCCCTGGAAGTCGACGCCGCGGACCGTCTACGTCATCTCGACGGAGACCACGGACGCCGGCTACCTCCACGAGCTCGCGAACTTCATCTTCACGACCTGGGGGATGCTCCACGTCGATTTCTTCGTCTTCGTCGACGGCGACGTCGACCCGCTCGATCAGCGGGCGGTGCTCGAGGCGCTGGCGCTTCATGCCGATCCGGACACCGACTTTCACCAGTTC
The sequence above is drawn from the Halostagnicola kamekurae genome and encodes:
- a CDS encoding UbiD family decarboxylase; translated protein: MTTASLRTYLQTLESRGDLHRIDDSVSWNLEASAVTMASNKEDSAIPLFDDVDAARLVGDPYRGTQERPWERIALGLGLPPDLSAREYYEAVIDRLKDPRDPVTVSTDDAPCKEVVVDGDDVDLLEFPWPYIHGGDGGRYSNVHTLIAPDPDSSWVDWSNHRSMIHDGENASVLLLAGEQTPNLYYYKYERRDEPMPVAIAVGVEPAVQYTSVMWIPTGRSEAEFAGGLKQAPVELVPAETNDLMVPASAELVIEGEIVPNERRDEGPFGDYFGYMHGPRRSMPLLRVSSITHRENPIIPFCVEGTGVGYSENSTSSMEVGCVGPDATLGLRAAGFDVESCVPWKSTPRTVYVISTETTDAGYLHELANFIFTTWGMLHVDFFVFVDGDVDPLDQRAVLEALALHADPDTDFHQFGVETMPKVPLNIYQTPNEKGNVQTGTSKAKSAKAYIDATRSETDGDSTRGAGGPSRGDDAEAEYRARKILERAGVDTGTASPLDMEGLVR